One genomic segment of Hordeum vulgare subsp. vulgare chromosome 2H, MorexV3_pseudomolecules_assembly, whole genome shotgun sequence includes these proteins:
- the LOC123431211 gene encoding uncharacterized protein LOC123431211, which translates to MNQEQANGHGHHCRSNPPPPRLVLPPVSRTAVPCSLFFLVLLPISFLLAGAPPAGTSLLASRSWTSPMCSCVGSSSCREEWMPQSWNSPSLLSFRQLSVRV; encoded by the exons ATGAACCAGGAACAGGCAAACGGCCATGGACATCATTGCCGCTCGAATCCTCCTCCGCCCCGCCTCGTCCTCCCGCCGGTGAGCCGAACCGCCGTCCCATGCTCTCTGTTCTTCCTCGTGCTCCTtcccatctcctt TCTCCTCGCCGGAgctccaccagcag GAACATCGTTGTTAGCAAGCAGGAGTTGGACCTCTCCCATGTGCTCGTGCGTCGGATCGAGCTCCTGTCGCGAGGAATGGATGCCCCAGTCCTGGAACAGCCCATCCCTGCTCTCG TTTCGTCAGTTAAGCGTGCGTGTATGA